Below is a genomic region from Melanotaenia boesemani isolate fMelBoe1 chromosome 19, fMelBoe1.pri, whole genome shotgun sequence.
TGTTAGGAGAAAAGAACTATGAACTTGTTCATTTTTAGACCTGTGAAGGCagttaaaaaaatttgaattatgaTCAGTtaactgaactagttcattttaaaatgtgtgacctgaactttgaactagttcatgtagaaattgaactttcccaacactggtCACTGACCAGTGTCTTGCTATCTTTAATGAACCCTCAGCAGCTAGTACTagttaaattaaagaaattcaaGGTTTCCATTGCAGAAATATAGAACAAAACATGAGTCCTTAAACTGATAATCAATTAATGTAAAtcaatatatttaatttcttttattattaattacatACAAAATGTTACATCCAATGaagaacacaaaaaataacataCAATGAACAGAACAGAGGAAAATACAAagatggaggattttttttttcccaatataaactttaaaaatgtgcatttccTTCAAGACATCAAGAGTTCAAGTTGCTTTCTGgttctttacattttcaattGAGATGGCATTGGTTTTAAGTTCCCcaacaaacaaattaaagagGGGTTTATATCCAGCCCATTATGTGAATATGAAGTTTGCCAAGTATAATTAATAGTTGAATAATATAATTCACATCATTTGATAATCCATTCAGTTATCAATATAACATAACATCAAAGACATTATTTGGATAAGTTGAGGAAGAACTCACATGGAACAAATCCTTACCCATGTCAGTCACGGGAAGAGTTGCCAGCATAAAAAAGATTCTTGTTAGAGTGCGATGTCTGTCCCTAATAGAGGATCTTTGTACGCACATGCGTGGTCCTGcgtttcctgtttgtgtttccGGGCTGTTAATAAAGAGAAGACGGCGGCTCCTCTTGTCTGCAGCAGCACCGTTAAGAGCAACATGTCTCCAGCGCTCTTTCTGCGTCTGCGTATATTCGTGAAGGCGGATTTATATTCGCGCGGCGTCTGCGTCACCGCCGCAGCGCCggcgtagctccgcagaggATCGACGCGCACCTCTttcagacctgacgtgcacgcCTGCTACGCAGACGTTCAGGCGGAAATACTCcgttgtgattggtcagtttgggatcacgtttTTGGATTTCTAGATCTTCTtactgaatttgtgtagtagccgccatttttaaaaacaacagtaatGGATCAACTCGACAAGAGGCTGATCGAGGAGGTTCGAAAATATTGCAATCTTTATGATGCCACCTCCAGGAACTATAAAGACGCTCAAATGAGCTCGAAGTCATGGAAGGAGATAGCTGATGTTGTTGGTTTGGAGGTTCCAGAATGCATGAAGCGATGGAAAAACCTCCGCGACAAATACGTGCGGGTTAAACGGAAAATGTCTGGGAGAAATGGGGAGGCTGGCGGACAGAAGACTCcggctttttttattttattatcctGGCTAGCTCCACACATACGCCACAGGGAGACGCAGTCCAACCTCGACAAAGAAAATGTAAGTAATCTTAAGTGCTCCGTGTTTGGCCAACATGCTAACTAGTTTACTGAAATTTAACCATGTGGgataataacagaaaacatgatATATTACCAAAGACAAAGATCAGCTACAGTGCATATTTAATAGTAAAAGCATTAAACTCAATGAATTATCTAAGAGTTCAGTTCCAAACTCAGTTGTTGTATTGCTAATAAAATGCTGTGGAACTAAGTTGTTGTTCCTACAACAGAATCCAACATCCGAATCACCGACTCCCACATCCGCTTCTGAGTCATTCCTGTCGCTGTCTGCCTCCAACGCTACATCCTCACccaaagaagaggaagaggacttTCCATCTTCACCCGAATGTCCTGCTCCACTGTCAGCACCAAAAACTCAAACGAGCTCTTCGCCATCAGTGTTGGTCTCTGCTTCACCCACAGCACGCTCTTTGAcgaagaggagaaggagaaacGGCGACGAGTGGGTGaaggagcagctgcagctcgCTACTGAGAGGAGGATTGCAGCAGAGGAGCGGCTGCTGGCTGCTTTGGATGAGGAGGGACGGTTCTGCAGCCACCTGGCAGATGTACTGCGAAAAATTccagaggaaacaaaaaccaaagtaATGGCCAGGTTGAGTTCAATCTGTTACGCTGCTCTTGACGCCccagaaaaagactgaaatgcctcattttagtttatatatatttcactTGTGATTTGCTTAGTTAATTTCTTTAcctaatttcttttgtttctacaGCGGTCCCTCGCCACAACGCGGTTCATCTTCTGCGGTCTCTCtgttttgcagatttttttgtatgcagcacTGCATATTTAAGTTTGTGTAAATCCTATTTCAACCATTCTATGTCCAAATTTTACTGTAGGAATCAGCCCGctgtgctttgtttcttgattGACTAAAGGACTTTGTCCAGACTCCGTCTACTTCGTGTCCTGCTGTCTTTTTCTGGAAAAGACAGCAACAGCCGGGCCTTGTGTGGAAAAACGACGTTACAGACGGGGGGGCGCAGCGTCAGCAGGGAAGCTAATATATTTTACAGGGTGAgtaattattaagaaattcacattgttaaatatatgtaggtttttgagtgtataacgtgtgtgagaatgttgaaaatgttcattaaagTTTGGGAAAGGAGGGATAATTAGCATTTGAATTGTGAAAAATGAATAAGGTCATTTTGCGgatttgatttatgttttcagAACGTAACTAAACGAGGGACCGCTGTACATAGTTTATTTGCACAGTACGCCGGCTTGTTAGCACCCATTTGTTGACTTCATTGTgtatatagtgttttttttttgtttttttttgcacattataCTTAATTGTTTGGCATGCACAttaataaaaatgcaatttGCAGCAAATGCATGTCTTAATTTCATTTACCGTAGGCAGATGTCTACTCTGGCAGTCAGTGGACAtggacagaaatgtttttttggaCATGACATAGAATCCTTAATTTAGCTGTCCACGACAGTTAACATCATTTTGCCACAGCAGCAAGCCAACCTAGTAGTTGGTCAGGTCCGTCCGGACAGCAGTGGCTGCTCTGGTAGAACGCCCCTGGAAAGCTGGTGGGGCTGTAGGTCTTCAGTGGAGTGTCACCTGCCACCACTCTCCGCCACGCCGCATCTTGAGAAGAACCAGTTGTCTCCGCATCCACAAACGTAGCAGGGATGTATCTGCTGGCTTTGGCATTGCTGTCATCAGTGTTGGCCAAAACGTTATGCAAGACAACACATGCCTTGACCATGTCCACCGCTTTGTCAGGGAAGCACTCAAGGGACCGTCAAAGGATCCGCCATCTTGCCACTAGAATCCCAAATGAATTCTCAGTCGGGTCGGTCTCAGTCGGTCTGTGTCAGGTGATGTAACGCTCAGGATATTCGCAGTGTTTTGTGGGTGAAATCGCCATTTTGGGTGGTTACACGTGGTAGAAAACTCAATATTGTGCATCATCTTTGCCTGCGGCATCATCTTTGATAAAACGTGACACTTGTGTGGAAGGCTGCCACACTAAGTCACACAACTTTAATGGTAGAAAAGTTGACCATGTGGACAGCAGGCTGAGGAAGTAAAGAGGCGTTGGACGGCCTGGGTCGCAGCGGTGAGACGGTATCAAtttcaccaccatctcccttcatgtgtgtttgctctCGGCATTTTCAGAAAggcaagtaggagagtttttgttgttaatgaatgtgctttttttctttctaaagtggctaacttcacttgtaaactacaGGCAGaggaagggaaaaagaaaagggtccatctgtttgtgtttgatcagtgtttatctttttaattcatCTTACATTAAGACGTCACAGGGTAAATGATTTTAAATACACAGGTGAAAAACAAGAATGCATAATATTTATCGATGCATGAGATTTTCTGTTGAGCTctgagatctgatgggatggtTAACTGGTCTGATTAACTGGTTAAGATTGTGGAAGCATccaatgtaatttttttttatatttgtgcagCATAAATGtgcaatttttctgtttttgcacatgatttaaacatgaataataaagtatCAGTGGcatttttgaagtattttgactttttgttgTCTCTGaagcacataaataaccagtgtcagtttgataatgaaaattactttaattttaattacattaaaaatcttgtggagataaacactgaatagaaacatgatttgttaaccagatgagaagctTGACAGTTTCTCTTTCATGTAAgtagtttttattgaatttctcaatcagaataaacagcagcagcacaacgataaacagataaaatttcaataaaagaaaatacagaatatgaaCATGTGATATACAGCGCATCCGGAAAGCattcacagcgcttcactttttccacattttattatgttacagcttcattccaaattatatgaaattaagctcttacctcaaaattctacacacaataccccattatgacaaggtgaaaaagttttttttttcagtttttgaatttataaaaaatggaaaacgaagaaatcacatttacataaatattcacagcctttgcttaatactttgttgatgcacctttggcagcaattacagcctCAAGTCTTTTTGGACATGATGCTACAAGCTTAGCACATCTATCTTTAGGCAGTTTCGCCCATTCTTCTTTGCAGTACTTCTCAAGCTCCTTCAGGTTGGATGGGAGACGTCTGtgcacagccattttcagatctctccagagaCGTTCAATCGGAttcaagtctggactctggctgggccactccaggacattcacagagtggttctgaagccactcctttgagatcttggctgagtgctttgggtcattgtcctgctgaaaaataaaccgtCGCCTAAGATCTCGAGGGCTCTGGAacaggttttcatccaggatgtctctgtatatttctgcagtcatctttccttctatcctgactagtctgccagttcctgctgctgaaaaacatccccatagcatgatgctgccaccaccatgcttcactgtagggatggtattggcctggtgatgagcggtgcctggtttcctccaaacatgacgcctggcattcacaccaaagagttcaagctttgtctcatcagaccagagaattttgtttctcatggtctGAGAGTCATTCAGGTGCCTTTTGGCAAACTCAAGACGGGCTGCCATGTGCCTTTTACTAAGGAGTGGCTTTCGTCTTGCCACTCTACCATACAgtcctgattggtggattgctgcagagatggtggtccttctggaaggttctcctctctccacagaGGACCGCTGGAGCTCTGCCAGAGTGACCATCGGGTTCTTGGTCACCTCCCTGACTAAGGCCCTTCTCCCCCGATTGCTCAGTGTAGACGGCCGGCCAGCTCTAGGAAGAGTCCTGGTGGTTCCAAACGTCTTCCATTTACGAATGatggaggccactgtgctcattgggaccttcaaagcagcagaaatttttCTGTATCCTTCCCCAGATTTGTGCCTCAAGACAATCCTGTCTCGGAGGTCTACAGACAATTCCTTCGACTTCATGCTTGGTGTTTGTGCTCTGACATGCATGGTCAACTGTGGACCTTATATAGACAGGTGTGTGCCTTTCCAAATCATGTCCAATCAACTGAATTCACCACAGGTGGACTCCAATTAAGCTGTAGAAACATCTCAAGGCTTATCAGTGGGAACAGGATGCACCTGAGCTCAATTTTGAGCTCCATGGCAAAGgttgtgaatacttatgtaaatgtgatttcttcgttttccatttttaataaattcaaaaaatctcaaaaaaaactttttcaccttgtcataatgaggtattgtgtgtagaattttgaggtaagagcttaatttaatataagttggaatgaagctgtaacataataaaatgtggaaaaagtgaagcgctaTGAATACTTTCTGGATGcactctatctatctatctatctatctatctatctatctattacaTAGAAATGAATTGATTTGTATTTGTTGTTGTCTCTTCTCATTAAAGTGGTAGACTTTTCTGCTTTATATTATtcattagtagtagtagtagtatttctTTATTGCGGACTCGTGGTCCAAAGTAGTGTGaattagtgatgcgcgggtcggggttttttccgacccgcgggtcccgctcttttaaaaaaagtggaccgcaccaacccgccccgcacctccgcttctatttttttaacccgacccgacccgccccgccccgccccattaaaacacatcttatgacattgacgaatgcttttatttagtctgagaaaggtgcatatggtctcctaaattggcactggaaactggcaacacaaaatgtattttcatttgaacgttaagcctataaacataaataggcaaataaataaagtgttttaaagcgtttaagtgttataaagcacatagccaatgctgctgttgttgtctgcactgattacctcgttgaacctgtcccaaacctgtgatttagccatttgaccctccttcttctttttaaggacataaactcccgaacgaatgttattcaacacttcttcttccatcttttgttgcttgtctgcttggcgctttctgcacgtagtctgcgtagcctactacgcacctacgtggacattacgttacaaaacgtggcctgtgtttaaataactaataaatattttgtcttacatgttatagtaacaaaatgtagacactgattaaggtctttattttcagtttgacaaaaaaaataaaattaatagatagaactagatatttcagaatagtaaaccacatcaacccgccccgcagtgaagcgaaaattctttgacccgccccaacccgaaccACGGGTAACCCGCGGAACCCGCGGGTTAGAgggcggcccgcgcatcactagtgtgaatatatatatatatatatatatatagagagagagagatgtatgtgtgtgtgtgtgtgtgcgcgcactTGGGCGTGTTTATAGTTTCAGTGATATTTGGACTAAAATTGGAAAGAAAGCTTTAACATCAGATTAGTATTGAGAGTTAACGGTCACGTTATTGCGCCGGTCAGTGAGTTGCGTCGGTACCGGTCCAAGATGGCGGCGCTACGGCTCGTCAGTAGCAGCAGCGGCGTCTGTTCATCATGTCTGTGGTCCCACCCGTCCGGAGTCCGGAGGATGCTGCTTGCTGTGGGGTCAGTAGAGCGCACGCGcgggtgtgtttgtatgtggCGAGTCggggggaggggtgggggtgaAGGGGGCGCGATGCCATGGCAATGGATGATGTCACACGTCCTTTTGCATCAAAGGCAGGGGGCGTGGCAACGCCGTGGCAACCATAACAACACGTCATCGTTTTGCATCAAAGGCAGGGCGTGTCTATAAACGGCGCGTTCTAACAGAGTTTACTCATTTGGCTCTCAGGCAACAGAACGGAAAAAGttttgaaaacaagaaaacatttagaGAAAATGGCAGTGATTATACCTACCAGACGCGGCGGTTATCGGATCGAGGAATCCCAGGACTCAGGAGGTTACGGAGACGTGTTTAGgtgcacaaaactggacacgCAGGAACTTGTAGCCGTTAAAATTTTAAAGGAACAAGATCGCAATGTAGCCAAAGACgaatataaaatgttaaagaaaatcaGACGGCTTGATCCTGACAGGAACAATTTAGTCAAGTTTTATGAAGCTTTTAAACACCGTAATAAAATCTGCTTTGCATTTGAATTACTGGACAAAAATCTATTTCAAGTTATGGAGGAAACAGGCTTCACGCCACTGCCCATGTCTGGGATCCGACTTATAGCTCAGCAGATGTTTGTGGCTTTAAAAgcactgaaaagaaagaaaattgtcCATACTGACATCAAAACTGACAACATAATGCTTGTAAATCATCAGTTACATCCGTTTAAAGCAAAACTGATCGATTTTGGCCTCGCTAAGAAGAAATCCAAACTGCCAGTGGGAGAGGAAATTCAGCCTCTTGGTTGCAGGTCTCCAGAGGTGATTTTAGGCTTTCCACTCGATGAAGGAATCGATATGTGGTCTCTTGGCTGCGTTTTGGCTCAATTGTTCACTTGTTACGATCTGTATCCTACAAGTTCTGAATATGAAATGTTGAGAACCATCGTGCAGCTGCAAGGAATGCTCCCGAATGATTTAATTGAATATGGATTTAATAGAGACAAATATTTTACTCCCTCCCAAGACTCTACTGGTTGTCCGTGGTGGCTAAAGACACCAGAGGAATATTATGCCGGCAGGGAACATGAAGATAGTCGTAACAACATTTGCAGTTTCATAAACTCGCTAGATGAGCTGCCAGAGTTGCGAGACATACCTGATGACCCTGAGGACCCTTTGGCTTTTATCGACCTTCTCAAGAAGATGCTCGAAATAGATCCAGAGAAACGTATCACACCAAGTGATGCCCTTATGCATGCCTTTATCACAGGGGATCCCTTACGTCCAGAATCTAATGAATCGTGGGTCACACCAACACAATCTGACCAAGTTATTTCTGCACAGAGAGAAACGGTAAGTCCATCTGCAGACGCCATTTCATCTCAGCAAGAGGCTGTTCGCATCCAGTCAAATACTGAATTTAATGACTTATGTGTCATACCTCCACAATCTACAAGGAATTCCCAAGTTATTTCTGCACAGAGAGAAACGGTAAGTCCATCTACAGACGCCAATTCATTACAGCGAGAGGCTGTTCGCATCCAGTCAAATACCGAATCTAACAGACAAAATGAcccagctgctgtctgtcaggAATCGAGTCCCACACAAAGCTCAGAGAATTTATTCTCTTTTGCAAACATAGCTTCATGGTGTCGTGGTGAATGGAATTGCAAAGATATGTTTTTCAAGCCAATtggcaattttttttcaaagatatTTCAGTGCTTCTCATGCTGTAGATCAAACACATGAAAGACACGAAGCTTTCTCCCACCAGACAGCAGCCCCACCACTGAAACTCTGCATTAAAAGAGAAACATCTTTATATCTAGAAAACGACGTACAGAAACTTCACAACccgaaaaaacaaataactgtttaaaaaaactaaataaaaacaaacaaggagaaaacaaccatctcctctgtcagagatccagaaaaacatcagccacaaccagaaaaaacaaaataaaaacaaaacaaacaaaagaaaaaacaaaaaactgtttaaaaaaaactaaataaaaacaaacaaggagaaaacaacaatctcctctgtcagagatccagaaaaacatcagccacaaccagaaaaaataaaataaaaacaaaacaaacaaa
It encodes:
- the LOC121629794 gene encoding uncharacterized protein LOC121629794, which codes for MDQLDKRLIEEVRKYCNLYDATSRNYKDAQMSSKSWKEIADVVGLEVPECMKRWKNLRDKYVRVKRKMSGRNGEAGGQKTPAFFILLSWLAPHIRHRETQSNLDKENNPTSESPTPTSASESFLSLSASNATSSPKEEEEDFPSSPECPAPLSAPKTQTSSSPSVLVSASPTARSLTKRRRRNGDEWVKEQLQLATERRIAAEERLLAALDEEGRFCSHLADVLRKIPEETKTKRSLATTRFIFCGLSVLQIFLYAALHI